A region of the Lycium barbarum isolate Lr01 chromosome 1, ASM1917538v2, whole genome shotgun sequence genome:
CTTCCCATCCCATCTATAAAAGCTGTTCAAATCCTTCTTTTTAATTACTCATTAAGCTTCAGACATCTTTAGTTCTTTcctaacgcaaaaaaaaaaagaagaactcAAATGTCTAAGCAATGGATGAACCTAGTTGGAGCATTATGGTTACAGTCTATGGCTGGAACAAACACAAATTTCCCAGCTTATTCTTCTCAAATAAAAAAACTCCTATCCATATCCGAAGTTCAACTCAACAACTTAGCTTTTGCTTCTGATGCTGGAAAATTACTTGGTTGGTTTGCTGGAATTGCAGCTAATTATTTACCCCTTTGGCTAGTTCTTTTAATTGGTTCATCACTAGGATTAATTGGCTATGGGGTGCAATATCTTTTTCTTACAAATCACATACACTCTTTATCCTATTGGCATGTTTTTTCCCTCACTTTTTTGGCTGGCAACAGCATTTGTTGGATCAATACTGTTTCTTACATAGTATCGATTCAGAATTTCCCGTTGGATAGACAAGTTGCTGTTGGATTATCTACTAGTTACTTAAGTTTAAGTGCCAAGATTATTACAGACATAGTTGATGTTATTAACGTTTCCACCTCGAGTGACAGGGCTAAAACTTATCTCCTTTTAAACTCTGTTTTGCCCCTATTTTTTGCCATTATTGTTGCACCACTAATTCGTGAGACTAAGgttgaaaaatcaagaaaattatcAGCTGGATTTCGAGTGATGTTCGTTATAACGCTGGCAACGGGGACTTATGCTGTGATCACTAGCATGGGGTCCGGGAATACGAAATTGTTACCAAGATTGTTGATTTTAATGGGAATGGGGATTTTTTTAGTACTTCCAATATTGGTCCCACTGAGTGAAAGAATCAATGAACATTGGCATGGAAAATGTTGGATAAGGAGAGATCCAAGAATTTGTGATTTAAGtaatttggaggaagaaattagAACACCACAAGAGGAGATTAATTCTGGGGTTAATAAAGAGGATAATGATGTTGGATTTTCTGTAAGGGAGGAAATTGGAGCAAAAAAAATGTTGATGAGAGTGGATTTCTGGTTGTATTTCTTTGTATACTTATTTGGTCCAACATTGGGTTTGGTTTATTTGAATAATTTGGGACAAATTGCTGATACTCGTGGATGCACTGCCACTTCTTCATTGGTTTCATTATCGTCTTCATTTGGTTTCTTTGGTCGCCTTCTTCCTTCACTCTTCGACTATCTTTTCTCCGGGTAAAACAATCTCTCTAAATAGGAGTATTTATTTTTCATTATTTGGCATTTGAAATTTACTGGTCCGACTAATTTAGATTCATATCATGCTCCTTACTAGTGGCGAAGTCAGAAATTTCGCTAAGAATATTCaaggtttaatatatatatatatatcaaagtaaCTTTTGAATTTTATAGACAACATAAATTTCTATGTATATTAAGTAGTACTTTGTTTTCATGGAAGTGTGTTTAGTTTACTAAACACCCTTCACTCTGCTCCCTACCAGAAGTTGAAGCTCAAACCGGAAACATTTAGTATTGAGAAATCACATCTATTGCCACAGTGTTAGGTGTATGTGAACAAAGTCTTATaggtgttggatactcttaataaTGTTAGATCTTTTGGGAAATATCGTGCGAGTTTGACCCCAGGGGCGGACCCATGTGTAAAgtttgggtgctccggcacccattaaacTTAATCACAGAATGTAtaattgtatagaaaatataaaggaaacagatataaatagttaatagagcacccccgaactcaaaattcctgggtccagcacccccgaactcaaaatcctgggtccgcctttGTTTGACCCAAAGCGAACAATATCACGTCATGTTAAGAATATTATTGAATTGTTTTAACCCAACACACCACACTTCTTGCTGGTTCTCCCTTCATGTTTTTCATTATCTAGCAAAATATATTTACTGATCGGACTAACTTTAATTCACGTCATGGGGTCAAttagaacttagaagaaaaaTGTTCCACACCCAAGAGTTTCATTCATTTGCGAAGATTAAATCTGACATTGAGAGATGGGCATCTATTGCACCACACTTCTTGCTAGTTCTTTTTTGATTTTAATGCAAAATTGATTCTTGAAAGAATATTAGTTGGTAAAATTTAAGGAGCCGCTTATATGGTTGTATACGTGCAAGATATTAATGTGTGTGTTAATATGGGAACGCCCGAGTATAATCATCACCATTCATTTCTTTTTTCTTCAGAAATTTTAATTTAGACCGAGTATCTCATGCATTAAACACTAAACAAATATCAGCACGAGTAATAACTTAGTTTGGTAAGGTACGTACTTCGTGTTCTTATTGTAAGCACAAAAAGATTATAAGAATTGCCTGGTTTTAAGCAACACAAATGTCAAATCAAATAATACTGACTGGATATTTCAATTTGGATTTATGACATATTTCAATTTGGATTTATGACACAAAAACTAATGTGTTTCTCTTGAATTTATGCTTTTCTCAAGCACAAATGTCAAATCAAATAATATCTGACTGGATATTTCAATTTGGATTTATGACACAAAAATTAATGTGTTTCTCTTGAATTTATGCTTTTCTCAACTTACTTTATGGATAGTTTATATGATGGTTGAAATTTCACCATCATGCATATATACTCAAAGCATGTCTTAGCCCAAATACTGATTAAAGTATATATATGTCTAACCTTTCCATTTATATACTCGTGTCAATctctatattaaaaaataactagGTCTCTAAACCCGTTTTACAAAAAAGTTTTAAGTTAATGTAGACATATATACATTGAAAATATAAAATATTCTTACTAGTTATTAGTACTATATTTTTTCAGTTACCCTATCAATTTGATGTATAGAGTTACTAGGTGTAGGCATATAACTTGACCTGATCGTGTAAAATTTCTCTTTTTAATGATGAGTGATCATCGTGGACCATGGAGGCCAAATCTAAAAAACATTGTTATTGGTTTATACCTCTTAGGGTAggttattattatattttttaggTTAATCATATCATTGTTATTATGAAGAGTTATGCATTATTACAATATCAATTTAATAGGGTAGTGTAAAAAGTCTATATATTGTCAGTGCGCAAACTGAAACTTGTATGTTGTTTATTTCAGGAGTAAATATGCAATATCAAGACCAGCTACCATAGCAGTGATACTAGCCCCAATGACAGGAGCTTTCTTTTTGCTACTCAACAGTAGTCACATTGCTCTCTATATCAGCACAGCTATAGTTGGGATTTGCACAGGAGCCATTACTTCTATTTCTGTTTCGCAAACCACTGAGCTTTTTGGGACCAAGAATTTTGGTGTTAATCACAATATTGTGGTGGCTAATATCCCAATTGGTTCGTTTTTATTTGGGGACTTAGCAGCTATGCTCTACAGAAGACAAGGAAATTCAACATCAACTAATGATGGAAGTTGTTCGGGCATGAAATGTTTTCAGACAACTTTTGTTATATGGGGTTGTCTTTGTTTCCTAGGAACTTGTTTGGCTTTTATTCTTCATACAAGAACTCAAAAATTCTATAGACAGTTACGTGGAGGAAATTAAACTAGTAGGAGTTACATATAGTATTAACTTATAGAGTTACTTACCTTATACTAGCTTATTGGACAGTACAAACTGAGTTTATGAAATTGTTTTTTTTAGTACGTTATTGTCACGTTGTTTAGTAGTTAGATGTAACATCCATGTATACCTACGTACATAAATTCAGATATGatgtaaaaaaaatgattttctaaaCAACAATGTACTATGACATAAATGGCATTTCACCGAATGAATTTTTTTGCCGAATGATCTATAGTGATGATTCTCATTTTGATCATTGGCGGATGCACCTTAAAGGTtgacataatacataaacagtCCCTTAAACTTGGCCTCAGCCGACAAGTATGCCCCACAACTTTGAGTGTTCACAAGTAGACACCTTaatttgtataaagttgaacacgtgAACACAAATGCTTACGTGGCACTGACGTGaccctccaaaatttatgtgccacgtcagcatttgtgttcACATGTTCAACTCTAGACAAGTTGAGGtacctacttgtgcacacccaaagttggagggcatacttgccagctgagacCAAGTTTAAGgatctgtttatgtattatgccttaaAGGTTTCACTTGACATCGCTACGCAAAAGAGTATGTAAATATTATTTTCTGAtaaataatatatgcatatatgaagtAATTCAGCACCATTTAAATATGATACAAATAAATGTCAGTTCGGAACAGGAAATTAATACACTCAAAACTAACATCGCCTAGATCCAAACTTAATTGCAAGACTGTAACAATGTGCCAACAATGTTCAAAATTCTGCGTACACATCTAATTCTGATTTGGCTAGGTAAAATCGAGAACAGAATCTCTAGTGAAGGATTTATCGATGATGAAAAATTGTTAGAATAATACAAAGAAATTCAAATAGAGAATTCAAATTTAACGTATTAGAATTTCAGGTAGGTATGAACCTTAAATAAATTGTACCAATTCAGTGCCAACTGCATTTTTCATGAAAGCAGCTTTAGGGACCCAATAGTAAGACCATATTCAAGTTCCCTGTCCATGGCTTTAAAAATGATGAAGGGTACGTGTAAGGCTAATCATGTTTTACGTAATACGTATGATCATTATAGAGAAGAAAATTGGAATCCGTTTGGCCATGTCATTAATTcaaagatattaaaaaaaaaattataagaacTAGTTTGTGTTACAATTTACATTCCATCTATATTATGCTTTACATTAATGATAAAATATTTTACTTTACTTTTATTCTAGAATATTTATTTtgcttctaagtctaggatcTACATTAATTACATAATATTTAGTTTCCTTCTAGTTTAGAATCTATAAGGAGAATAACATATTTCCATTTGTTTTATTTCTCTATAAATAGTGATTTAGTCTATTAATTTCAATGCAAGAAACAATGCAAGAATCAATACAATAAGTTATCACTCTTTATCTCTTAGAtcttttctctcatttttttcATTCGATATCAGTTTGACCATATTAATTTGGGAATCATATTTAACTAGCTATAGCTAGTGGTTTAAACGTGTCAATAACACTTTTTGTCCCTTAATTGTGGATAAATTTTAATCTTTACAATATTTGACTGAACACATGTAACCTTCAATCACTTGAAATGTGCGAATTGATCCCGTATGAATTTATTCACAATTTTTCAGTATTATTAACAGTTCCATGATATAAGGAAacgtttggacatggtttcaaaccatggtttgaaatcatgtgtgGACATTTAATTTggatatcttaagttgtattttctcttatagacataaaaacccacaagttgtgaaaactatcaaaacattcctaattcttatacaatcttaccaaatgagcaagtcatagttcataacaaaattaatacgctactagaagacctttctaaaaaatataacatcaattgatcaaactttagttcaataaaaacaaaaatttaacatgaatagtaatgtaactactctttagtATAATTCTCCCACAcggtagacataaataaatgttagtggaagttaatgaggttggtaaatggctggtgggagtaattgttaaaaatatttaccaacttataagtctttttttataaaatataaattcatgggtcaagttttatatctaatttttttgaaatcatgagatgaaatgcacGTTCAAACGCTGGTTTTATCTCATGGTTTAGTAGAcgtttggacatgcggtttgaaatcatggtttcaaaccccaaatcatccaaataggcatgatttggggtttcaaaaaatttgacccataagttggtagatatttttaacaattactcccaccaaccatttaccaacctttatttatgtctaccatgtgagaggattatattaaagagtagttacacatgttaaattttcttttttattgaactaaagtttgatcaattgatgttttattttttagaaaggtcttctagtagtgtactaattttgttatgaattatgacttgctcatttggtaagattgtataaaaattgagaatattttgataattttcataacttgtggagtttttatgtctataaaaaaattcaaattgcacgtccaaacatgatttcaaatgaTGTTTTCATCTCATAATTTCAAACTATGAtatcaaatcatgtccaaacgggtcCTAAGTGAAGTCATTTTCAAGAGATGCACATTTTCATATGCAACTTTTGGGCTAATATGAAATTATTATGACACACTACGTACTATTTCTATTATCATATAAAACCATTTTTGTATGAAAAAGACATGTGAGTTATTCATGACAAGCAACAACAAAAAATTGTCTCGTAATTCTCTTAAGCACTAGCCATATATGCCCGTGCATCATATTTATTCACTTTAATTCGCttgtctttaaggtttgtattttgtaaataagttttaaaaatttgtcatagtcatgacaatgaaagttgttcatcaatgtgaaaaagaaaattaataagaaggtgagggaaaattaatattttgattttagattttttctttcaaattgtttaatatcttatatgtatactgacaagttgatatccatctcaatcaattaactgttcagatccaaacataagaaccattgttgtatatattggattttttaaaagcaaaactaataaaatatttttattaaattaattaaaaaatatgaggaaataaatgtgtcgaataattaaaattgaagtgcatacgtctatggaataaatattaagtattatgacatattagaaatgtgatatgttatatcgtaaatcaccaaattttaattccgaaatgaaaatataaagtaatacattttataaatgtaaagaaacaataattagagaatgcaaaggagagtaagataagtaaagtattcacaaagaaggaaaacaagtttttcttctttcttaatactttaaacgtgaaaagaggatgaacaatagcaatataaatttgtaccaaaagttatataaattgcacactttaaccaactacttttttatcccacttagACATTTGTCATAGTCTCTCTCCAATagactattttcaagaatatttattagaaaggattaattttattttggttttataaatgaacaagtaatttggacacacacatattatatttttcaagaacgcgaaaagtcaagagtgaacaagtaaaagtgcacggaggaaataaatgtgtcggagaattaaaattgaagtgcatacgtctatggaataaatattaagtactatgacatattagaaatgtccacgagggattaaaaaatagttgggtaaagtgtacaaattatatagcttatggtgcaagtattcattgcgtgtacaatttgttaagcttttggtacaagtttcGGCAACTGTGTTCCTACCCCCAATCCACTTATAAATATTAGAAATGGAAAtatgggaagaaaataaatattcagtaaaaacgtgaaaagtcaaaagtaaacaagtaaaagtgcacagaggaaataaatatgtgtcggagaattaaaatagaagtgcacacgtgtatacatgagaagagaataattattcagtactatgacatatatccacgtgggatttattaattcttaaagaatgtgaaaaaaccaaaagtgaacatattaaagtgcacggacgaaataaatttgtgtaggaaaattaaaatttgaagtgcatacgtctatatatgagaaggaaataaatattaagtactatgacatatgtctacatgggatataaaaatagttggataaagtgtacaagttatatagctcatggtacaagcattcactgcgtgtacaatttgtgaagctcatgggaagaaaataaatattcagcaaaaatgtgaaaaatcaaaagtgaacaagtaaaagtgcacggaggaaataaatgtgtcggagaattaaaatagaagtgcacacgtgtacacatgagaagagaataaatattcagtactatgacatatatccacgtgggatttattaattcttaaagaatgtgaaaagtcaaaagtgaacatattaaagtgcatggacgaaataaatttgtgtaggagaattaaaatttgaagtgcatatgtctatacatgagaagggaataaatattaagtactatgacatatgtcttcgtgggatataaaaatagttgaataaagtgtacaagttatatagctcatggtacaagcattcattgcgtgtacaatttgtgaagctcatgggaagaaaataaatattcaataaaaacgtgaaaagtcaaaagtgaacaagtaaaagtgcgcggaggaaataaatatgtgtcggagaattaaaatagaagtgcacacgtgtatacatgagaagagaataaatattcagtactatggcatatatccacgtgagatttattaattcttaaagaatgtgaaaagtcaaaagtgaacatattaaagtgcatggacgaaataaatttgtgtaggagaattaaaattgaactgcatatgtctatacatgagaagagaataaatattcagctagaatacgaaaagtcaaaagtgaacaagtaaaagtgcacggaggaaataaatgtgtcggagaattaaatttgaagtgcatacatttttgcatgagaagagaataaatattaagtactatgacatatgtttacgtgggatataaaaataattagataaagtgtacaagttatatagctcatggtacaagcattcaaTGCGTatacaatttgtgaagctcattGTGCAAGTGGGGGCAGCTGTGTTCGTACCCCCACATCACTTATATATAATGAAAACAACAAGAAATAGATTAACATTTTTAGCCCGTAATTGTAGGGTTACTAGAAAAAATATTAAAACGATGAGATGGAGGAAGCAATAAGTACTTAAATATGAGAATATTCTCGAATTGAAAACATATTATTTATCAACGACTTGATATATCGACAAACCATTAAAATTGTCATTAAATTTTATGTAGATACTCGAATTATGGTTTGTTTCAATTGAGCATCTGAAGACATGATAAAGTGGTCATATTAGACACTTTCAGttcaatatttgaaaaaaaaaaagtgtgcatGTTCTCAAgcggcatatatatatacacgttatCTCCTTTGATTATACACATCAACCTCAGTTAGAACACGTGACGTTTTACGTCTTATTAAAGGTAATGCATGTAATTAAAACAGGTGACAAGTTTTAAGTCATTAACTTATTTACGTACAGGCACTTGACAACATGcgcaaaaaaattaaaatttgaacCAAAAACATTTAATAGAAACACTTTATAATTACGCGTTTAGGTGCTCAATTGGAACAAAGCATAGTTCGAGTGTTAAAATAAAATTAGTTGACAAGTTTAACGTACTATTGATGTATTAAGCATTTATCTAATATACACATCATACCGGTAATTAAATGCCACATATCTTAACATACACTCTTATAACTAGATTATAGTTAATTAATATACATTCTCATATTCAATTTATAACTTGACCATGATAGATTATTATAGTTTGATATCCGAATGCAAGTAAGATTTTACCTTGACTTAGCTTTGTGCATGTACgtttgaattttatttttatgttatgttacacACTTGATGAAGGGAAGAGTATTTATTGTTGGAAGATGGATGGAGAGTTTGATTTTTATGATAAAGTTGGGAGTTTAAACCCAAAGTTAATATCTGAATTAACTTCTATTCGCTAATTATTAGGTACACTAACCaactaaataaataatataaaaatataaagaaTGGAGGTCAAACGTAAGGTGAGGTGCAAAACAGAGTCTTTCGTTACCGACGAAAATGACCTCAAATACAGCGcgtttttgaaaaaataaacttGTTCTTAATTAATTGAAGTTGGAGAAAAGTTTTTTATTTGTTTAAATATAAAGAATGGAGGTCAAACGTAAGGCAAGGTGCAAAACAGAGTCTTCCGATACAGACAAAAATGACTTCTCAATTGCTTCAAATGGGACAAATAGAAATCTGCAAAAAACCATTTATTAAAGAGGAAAATTTTGATCACAAATGTCACTACCAAAACTACAATCCATCTTGGCCAAACACAATATCTCCCTTCACAAAATCTTCTTTCCACTATTTCATGTACTGGATTTATTATCAATGGAAAAGTGGAAAACAAATTTATGCAAAGACTAAtttcaaaccaaaccactaagcCATCCTTGTCTAAGATTAGTAGTAATTTTGTCCTTTGTCTCTTCACCAAAAGCAAAATATCCCAACACACCAAAAGCACCATATATTAAAGATATTAACCCCATTAATAATCCCAAAAATTTCCCAAatttttctttatcttttatCTCAGCTTCCAAAGGCAATACCATTCCTACACCTTCAAATGCATAAATTGCTACATCAAGACCATAAAAGAACACACTAAACCCACCAAAAGCTTCAAGAATATGTCATTACATCTTCAAGCATTACAACCCCCATAGCAcctaattcaacaacatcaacaaaaatacTCAAAGGGAAAATCTACCCCGTAtcctctcaaaaaaaaaaaaaagaaagatttttcATTTTACTACTCATTATCTCTGTGCCTATTGATTAAAATTGAACATAATAATAAACTCA
Encoded here:
- the LOC132606518 gene encoding protein NUCLEAR FUSION DEFECTIVE 4; translated protein: MSKQWMNLVGALWLQSMAGTNTNFPAYSSQIKKLLSISEVQLNNLAFASDAGKLLGWFAGIAANYLPLWLVLLIGSSLGLIGYGVQYLFLTNHIHSLSYWHVFSLTFLAGNSICWINTVSYIVSIQNFPLDRQVAVGLSTSYLSLSAKIITDIVDVINVSTSSDRAKTYLLLNSVLPLFFAIIVAPLIRETKVEKSRKLSAGFRVMFVITLATGTYAVITSMGSGNTKLLPRLLILMGMGIFLVLPILVPLSERINEHWHGKCWIRRDPRICDLSNLEEEIRTPQEEINSGVNKEDNDVGFSVREEIGAKKMLMRVDFWLYFFVYLFGPTLGLVYLNNLGQIADTRGCTATSSLVSLSSSFGFFGRLLPSLFDYLFSGSKYAISRPATIAVILAPMTGAFFLLLNSSHIALYISTAIVGICTGAITSISVSQTTELFGTKNFGVNHNIVVANIPIGSFLFGDLAAMLYRRQGNSTSTNDGSCSGMKCFQTTFVIWGCLCFLGTCLAFILHTRTQKFYRQLRGGN